In Deinococcus betulae, one DNA window encodes the following:
- a CDS encoding 1,4-dihydroxy-6-naphthoate synthase, whose protein sequence is MTDTPTLDLGYSLCPNDTFIFHALHAGLTPSPLPVREVLEDVQTLNDWAVEGRLPITKISYRAYFEVMDTYVALRAGGALGRGVGPLVVTRGDVEDLNGRVVASPGALTTAELLLRLVYPEVQVVRMRYDEVMPAVARGETGGQRLDAGLIIHESRFTYAEHGLTRLLDLGAWWEGETGLPLPLGAILVRRDLPARVQAGLNAAVRASLDYAYAHPQASRDYVRQHAAELSDEVMQAHIDLYVNDFSLDVGEEGERAVRELHRRAVVVGAVPPSSQNLFVELT, encoded by the coding sequence ATGACCGATACCCCCACCCTCGACCTGGGGTACTCCCTGTGCCCCAACGACACATTTATTTTTCACGCGCTGCACGCCGGCCTGACGCCATCACCGCTGCCGGTGCGCGAGGTGCTTGAAGACGTGCAAACCCTGAACGACTGGGCGGTGGAGGGCCGGCTGCCCATCACCAAAATCAGCTACCGCGCCTACTTTGAAGTCATGGACACCTACGTGGCGCTACGGGCCGGCGGCGCCCTGGGGCGGGGCGTGGGGCCGCTGGTGGTCACGCGCGGCGACGTGGAGGACCTGAACGGGCGCGTGGTGGCTTCGCCGGGGGCGCTGACCACCGCCGAACTGCTGCTGCGCCTAGTCTATCCAGAGGTGCAGGTGGTCCGCATGCGGTACGACGAGGTCATGCCCGCTGTGGCGCGCGGCGAGACCGGCGGGCAGCGCCTGGATGCGGGCCTGATTATCCACGAGTCGCGCTTCACCTACGCTGAGCACGGCCTGACCCGGCTGCTGGACCTGGGGGCGTGGTGGGAAGGTGAAACCGGCCTTCCCCTGCCTCTGGGCGCCATTCTGGTACGGCGTGACCTCCCGGCCAGGGTGCAGGCCGGGCTGAACGCGGCGGTACGGGCCAGCCTGGACTACGCCTACGCCCACCCGCAGGCCTCCCGCGACTACGTGCGTCAGCACGCCGCCGAACTGTCTGACGAGGTGATGCAGGCCCACATTGACCTGTATGTCAATGACTTCAGTCTGGATGTGGGCGAGGAAGGCGAGCGGGCCGTGCGGGAGCTCCACCGCCGCGCGGTGGTGGTCGGGGCCGTACCCCCCAGCTCTCAGAACCTCTTCGTTGAACTGACCTGA